A region from the Candidatus Tenderia electrophaga genome encodes:
- a CDS encoding transketolase, with amino-acid sequence MADELDQLCINTVRFLSVDAVQQANSGHPGLPLGAAPMAYVLWTRWLKHNPRNPDWIDRDRFVLSAGHGSMLLYSLLHLSGYDLSLDDIKQFRQWGSKAPGHPERGQTPGVEVTTGPLGQGLANAVGMAIAEAQLAARYNRPGFEVIDHATYALVSDGDLMEGVAAEAASLAGHLQLGKLICLYDDNRVSLAAGTDITFTEDRARRFEAYGWQTLTVADGNDLAAIDAALQAARAETARPSLIRVRTHIGYGSPNKQDSFAAHGSPLGADEVRLTKQNLGWPSEPPFLIPDAALAHFRQALTRGERDEAAWHERLAAYAQAFPEPAGELRRSLRGEWPPDWDADIPVFPADAKGLATRVASGKVMNAIAARLPALTGGSADLDPSTHTALEGYGDFNPPAAAGEHSEGSDRGGWSHAGRNLHFGVREHAMGAIVNGLAAHGGTLPYGSTFLIFSDYMRPPLRLAALMGLHVVHVFTHDSIALGEDGPTHQPVEQLAGLRAIPNLTVIRPADANETAAAWRVAIETRGGPVALVLSRQTLPTLDRGRYAPADGLRRGAYLLEDAPGGEPALILIASGAEVGLIVAAAERLRDEGVAVRLVSMPSWELFEAQTKTYRDSVLPPSIPARLAVEAGASQGWCRYVGERGAVLCVDRFGASAPASDMLRQYGFTVENVCQRARVLIETTKENP; translated from the coding sequence ATGGCAGACGAACTCGATCAGCTCTGCATCAACACCGTGCGCTTTCTGTCGGTGGACGCCGTGCAGCAGGCGAACAGCGGCCATCCCGGTCTGCCGCTCGGCGCGGCGCCGATGGCCTACGTGCTGTGGACCCGCTGGCTCAAGCACAACCCGCGCAATCCGGACTGGATCGACCGCGACCGTTTCGTGCTCTCGGCCGGACACGGCTCGATGCTGCTCTACAGTCTGCTGCACCTGAGCGGCTACGACCTCTCGCTGGACGATATCAAGCAGTTCCGCCAGTGGGGCAGCAAGGCGCCGGGGCACCCCGAGCGCGGCCAGACACCGGGGGTGGAGGTCACCACCGGGCCGCTCGGGCAGGGGCTGGCCAATGCGGTCGGCATGGCGATCGCCGAGGCGCAACTGGCGGCGCGCTACAACCGCCCCGGCTTCGAGGTGATCGACCACGCCACCTATGCGCTGGTCAGCGACGGCGACCTGATGGAGGGGGTCGCCGCCGAGGCGGCCTCGCTGGCCGGGCACCTCCAGCTCGGCAAGCTGATCTGCCTGTACGACGACAACCGCGTCTCGCTGGCCGCCGGCACCGACATCACCTTCACCGAAGATCGCGCCCGGCGCTTCGAGGCCTACGGCTGGCAGACGCTGACGGTGGCGGACGGCAACGACCTGGCGGCGATCGACGCCGCGCTGCAGGCCGCCCGGGCGGAGACGGCGCGGCCCTCGCTGATTCGGGTGCGCACCCACATCGGCTACGGCTCGCCCAACAAACAGGACAGTTTCGCGGCGCACGGCTCGCCGCTCGGCGCCGACGAGGTGCGCCTGACCAAGCAGAATCTCGGCTGGCCGTCCGAGCCGCCGTTCCTGATCCCCGACGCGGCGCTGGCGCATTTTCGCCAGGCACTGACGCGCGGGGAGCGCGACGAGGCGGCGTGGCACGAGCGCCTGGCGGCCTATGCCCAGGCCTTCCCCGAGCCGGCCGGGGAACTGCGCCGCAGCCTGCGCGGCGAGTGGCCGCCGGACTGGGACGCGGACATCCCGGTGTTTCCCGCCGACGCCAAGGGCCTCGCCACGCGGGTCGCCTCGGGTAAGGTGATGAACGCGATCGCGGCGCGGCTGCCGGCGCTGACCGGCGGCTCGGCGGACCTCGATCCCTCCACCCATACCGCGCTCGAAGGTTACGGCGATTTCAACCCGCCGGCCGCGGCGGGCGAGCACAGCGAGGGTTCCGACCGCGGCGGCTGGAGCCATGCCGGGCGCAACCTGCACTTCGGCGTGCGCGAGCATGCCATGGGCGCCATCGTCAACGGCCTGGCGGCGCACGGTGGCACCCTTCCCTACGGGTCGACCTTCCTGATCTTTTCCGACTACATGCGGCCGCCGCTGCGGCTGGCGGCGCTGATGGGGCTGCACGTGGTGCATGTGTTCACCCACGACAGCATCGCGCTCGGCGAGGACGGCCCCACCCACCAGCCGGTGGAGCAGCTGGCCGGGCTGCGGGCGATTCCGAATCTCACCGTGATCCGCCCCGCCGACGCCAACGAGACCGCGGCCGCCTGGCGGGTCGCCATCGAGACGCGCGGGGGGCCGGTGGCGCTGGTGCTGAGCCGGCAGACGCTGCCCACCCTCGATCGCGGCCGCTATGCGCCGGCCGACGGCCTGCGCCGCGGGGCGTACCTATTGGAAGATGCGCCGGGCGGCGAGCCCGCGCTGATCCTGATCGCCAGCGGCGCCGAGGTCGGGCTGATCGTGGCCGCGGCCGAGCGCCTGCGGGACGAGGGCGTCGCCGTGCGCCTGGTCTCCATGCCCAGCTGGGAACTGTTCGAGGCCCAAACAAAAACGTATCGCGATTCGGTGCTGCCACCTTCCATCCCGGCGCGGCTGGCGGTCGAGGCCGGCGCGAGCCAGGGCTGGTGCCGCTACGTGGGCGAGCGCGGCGCGGTGCTGTGCGTGGATCGCTTCGGCGCCTCGGCGCCGGCATCGGACATGCTGCGCCAATACGGCTTCACGGTGGAGAACGTCTGCCAACGGGCGCGGGTCCTGATCGAAACGACGAAGGAGAACCCATGA
- a CDS encoding amino acid permease: MDEHSAHETDIKKGSISLLGGIAMGTGVMIGAGIFALTGQIAELAGPLFPLSFVAGALVTALAAYSYIKMSNAWPSSGGIAMILQKAYGPGVVAASASLLMALSMVINESLVARTFASYVLRPFDLEKNGLLISALALALIIFAFFVNAAGNRSVSGVSLFMSVIKIGGIATFAIAAIWANGLSSGAFAEPVSLSTADALLASVAFSILAFKGFTTITNSGGEIVDPHRNVGRTIFYSIAICIVIYLLVAIAVGSSLDISEIVAARDTSLAAAARPALGDIGFYFTIAIAISATTSGVIASVFAVSRMLTMLTEMKMIPHSHFGMKGGIRSHMLLYTVVIAGMLAVLFDLSRIASLGAFFYLVMDMLVHWGVFRGLREEIGARASVLLAALAADAVVLAAFTAVKLQSDPAVVVYAVIGIGVVFMLEWVFLSRRRSSSSSDEHAH, from the coding sequence ATGGATGAGCATTCAGCACACGAAACCGACATCAAGAAAGGCAGCATCTCCCTGCTCGGCGGGATTGCGATGGGCACCGGCGTCATGATCGGCGCGGGCATCTTTGCGCTCACCGGTCAGATTGCGGAGCTCGCGGGACCGCTGTTTCCGCTTTCCTTCGTCGCCGGCGCGCTGGTGACGGCGCTCGCCGCCTACAGCTATATCAAAATGTCCAACGCCTGGCCGTCCTCAGGCGGGATCGCCATGATCCTGCAAAAGGCTTACGGTCCCGGTGTCGTAGCGGCCTCGGCTTCGCTGCTGATGGCGCTCTCGATGGTGATCAACGAAAGCCTGGTCGCGCGGACATTCGCGAGCTATGTCCTGCGGCCCTTCGATCTCGAGAAAAACGGTCTGCTGATTTCAGCGCTCGCGCTGGCGCTCATCATTTTTGCCTTTTTCGTGAACGCGGCCGGCAACCGATCGGTCAGCGGCGTTTCGCTGTTCATGTCCGTAATCAAGATCGGCGGCATCGCGACTTTCGCCATCGCCGCGATTTGGGCGAACGGGTTGTCCTCGGGCGCGTTCGCGGAACCTGTCTCTTTGTCGACAGCCGACGCGCTGCTAGCTTCGGTGGCGTTCTCCATTCTGGCCTTCAAGGGCTTCACGACCATCACCAATAGCGGCGGCGAAATTGTCGACCCGCATCGCAATGTCGGGAGGACTATCTTCTATTCTATCGCCATTTGCATCGTGATCTACTTGCTCGTCGCGATCGCCGTCGGCTCCAGCCTCGATATTTCCGAAATCGTCGCGGCGCGCGACACATCGCTGGCGGCAGCAGCGCGCCCGGCCCTGGGCGACATTGGCTTCTATTTCACCATTGCGATCGCGATATCGGCAACGACCTCGGGGGTTATCGCGAGCGTCTTCGCCGTGTCTCGAATGCTCACGATGCTGACCGAGATGAAGATGATCCCGCACAGCCATTTCGGTATGAAAGGCGGCATCCGCAGCCATATGCTGCTCTATACGGTCGTCATTGCCGGCATGCTGGCCGTCCTGTTCGACCTGTCGCGTATCGCATCGCTCGGCGCCTTCTTCTATCTGGTGATGGACATGCTGGTGCATTGGGGCGTTTTCCGCGGTCTGCGCGAGGAAATTGGTGCGCGGGCCTCGGTGCTCCTCGCGGCTCTCGCCGCGGACGCCGTCGTGCTCGCCGCATTCACCGCGGTGAAATTGCAGAGCGATCCCGCCGTCGTCGTTTATGCCGTGATCGGTATCGGGGTCGTTTTTATGCTCGAATGGGTCTTTCTCTCCCGCAGGCGCTCATCGAGCTCCTCCGATGAGCATGCCCATTGA
- a CDS encoding isoprenylcysteine carboxyl methyltransferase, which yields MKENIAHSGAWGIAAIMIVVASWLFYRYFAPKTWREWAGAGVVQAFIIALYAEMYGFPLTIYLLARFSGLDRYNLNANLWSSLIGLGETGMLISMLLGYALLFVGIGIFIQGWRELYRAHRQSRLATTGLYGLVRHPQYTGLFVGLFGEGVVHWPTLFSVGLFPVIVLVYGLLARSEEKRMVERFGDEYRAYRRRVPMFFPRPGQWRQLVERSNAREEDKDDPPQR from the coding sequence ATGAAAGAAAATATTGCGCATTCCGGCGCCTGGGGCATCGCCGCGATCATGATCGTGGTGGCGTCCTGGCTGTTTTACCGATATTTCGCCCCCAAAACATGGCGCGAGTGGGCGGGCGCCGGGGTGGTGCAGGCGTTCATCATCGCGCTGTATGCGGAGATGTACGGGTTCCCGCTCACCATTTACCTGCTCGCGCGGTTTTCCGGCCTGGACAGATACAATCTCAACGCCAACCTCTGGTCCTCGTTGATCGGCCTGGGCGAGACCGGCATGCTGATCTCGATGCTGCTCGGCTATGCGCTGCTGTTTGTCGGTATCGGCATTTTCATACAAGGCTGGCGCGAACTCTACCGCGCGCATCGGCAGAGCCGGCTGGCGACAACAGGTTTGTACGGCCTGGTGCGACATCCTCAGTATACGGGGTTGTTCGTCGGACTCTTCGGCGAGGGTGTGGTGCATTGGCCGACGCTGTTCTCGGTGGGCCTGTTTCCCGTCATCGTGCTGGTCTACGGCTTGCTGGCGCGCAGTGAGGAAAAACGGATGGTTGAACGGTTTGGTGACGAATACCGCGCCTATCGACGGCGGGTGCCGATGTTTTTTCCACGCCCGGGCCAATGGCGGCAGCTGGTGGAACGTTCCAATGCAAGGGAGGAGGACAAAGATGACCCACCCCAACGGTGA
- a CDS encoding alpha-glucan phosphorylase has protein sequence MNNETPVSQPLYGLLHTDVGGIDALAELALDMRSSWNHATDQVWRQLDPSLWDLTRNPWVVLQTVSREKLRDALADAAFRRNVDALVQARRAAAEAPAWFQQAHPQAPLNSVAYFSMEFMLSEALPIYSGGLGNVAGDQLKAAGDLGVPVIGVGLLYQQGYFRQLIDPDGAQQALYPYNDPGQLPVTPLRRPDGEWLRLKLDLPGHPIWLRAWQVRVGRVRLYLLDSNDAANYPPYRGITSELYGGGPDQRLMQELILGIGGWRLLAALGIEPQVCHLNEGHAALAVLERARHFMQATGQPFEAALAVTRAGNLFTTHTAVAAGFDRFAPAQVEHHLGGYARTQLGISLHELLALGRRHPDDAAEPFNMAYLAIRGSGAVNGVSRLHGEVSRRLFAPLFPRWPVDEVPVGHVTNGVHMPTWDSAAADDLWTRACGKDRWLGPTEALEQDIQSVSDADLWRFRTAASTALIDYARARAARQLAAAGAPQEEVEGAGHSCDCHTLTLGFARRFATYKRPNLLLHDPERLLRLLTNPQRPVQLIMAGKAHPADQAGQALIQQWIHFTRRPEARARVIFLSDYDMHVAGHLVQGVDVWLNTPRRPWEASGTSGMKVLVNGGLNLSELDGWWAEAYTPEVGWALGDGREHDDDPARDALEAEALYDLLEREVIPAFYSRDAQGIPTAWVARMRESMARLAPRFSSNRAVREYTERYYLPAASAYRARSADQGKIGADLVDWRHALDQEWAALRFGEVRVETDDERHVFEAQVYLDELDPDAVRVELYANGVSGTAPECVEMIRSRQLVGAANGYAYRAEVPAARPAADYTARLLPHRDGVAIPLEAAHVLWQR, from the coding sequence ATGAACAATGAAACACCAGTCAGCCAGCCGCTCTACGGCCTGCTGCATACCGACGTCGGGGGTATCGACGCCCTGGCCGAGCTGGCCCTGGACATGCGGTCGTCATGGAACCATGCCACCGACCAGGTATGGCGGCAATTGGATCCGTCACTCTGGGATCTGACCCGCAACCCCTGGGTCGTCCTGCAGACTGTGTCGCGCGAGAAGCTGCGGGATGCCTTGGCCGACGCCGCATTTCGGCGGAATGTCGATGCGCTGGTGCAGGCCAGGCGCGCGGCGGCGGAGGCGCCCGCCTGGTTTCAGCAGGCCCATCCGCAAGCGCCACTGAACAGTGTCGCCTATTTCAGCATGGAATTCATGTTGAGCGAGGCGCTGCCCATCTACTCCGGCGGGCTGGGCAACGTGGCGGGCGACCAGCTCAAGGCCGCCGGCGATCTGGGCGTGCCGGTGATCGGCGTGGGGCTGCTCTACCAGCAAGGCTATTTTCGCCAGCTGATCGACCCGGACGGCGCGCAGCAGGCGCTGTATCCGTACAACGATCCGGGGCAGTTGCCGGTCACGCCGTTGCGCCGCCCCGATGGCGAGTGGTTGCGGCTGAAGCTCGACCTGCCGGGCCACCCGATCTGGCTGCGCGCCTGGCAGGTTCGGGTGGGCCGGGTGCGGCTCTACCTGCTGGACAGCAACGACGCGGCCAACTACCCGCCCTACCGGGGCATCACCAGCGAGCTGTACGGCGGCGGGCCGGATCAGCGCCTGATGCAGGAGCTGATCCTCGGCATCGGCGGCTGGCGCCTGCTCGCCGCGCTCGGCATCGAGCCGCAGGTCTGCCACCTGAACGAAGGCCATGCGGCGCTCGCCGTGCTCGAACGGGCGCGCCATTTCATGCAGGCCACCGGCCAGCCTTTCGAAGCCGCGCTGGCGGTCACCCGGGCGGGCAATCTGTTCACCACCCACACGGCGGTGGCCGCCGGCTTCGACCGCTTCGCGCCGGCCCAGGTCGAACACCACCTGGGGGGCTACGCCCGCACGCAACTCGGCATCAGCCTCCACGAGCTGCTGGCCCTGGGCCGCCGCCATCCGGACGACGCGGCGGAACCGTTCAACATGGCCTACCTGGCGATCCGCGGCAGCGGCGCGGTGAACGGCGTCAGCCGCCTGCACGGCGAGGTGAGCCGCAGGTTGTTCGCGCCGCTGTTTCCGCGCTGGCCGGTGGACGAGGTGCCGGTCGGGCACGTGACCAACGGCGTGCATATGCCGACCTGGGACTCGGCGGCCGCCGACGATCTCTGGACCCGGGCCTGCGGCAAGGATCGCTGGCTGGGGCCGACGGAGGCCCTGGAGCAGGACATTCAGTCTGTCTCCGACGCCGATCTGTGGCGCTTCCGCACGGCCGCCAGCACGGCGCTGATCGACTACGCCCGCGCCCGCGCGGCCCGGCAGCTGGCCGCCGCCGGCGCGCCGCAAGAGGAGGTCGAGGGTGCCGGGCATAGCTGTGATTGCCATACCCTGACGCTGGGCTTCGCGCGCCGCTTTGCCACCTACAAGCGGCCGAACCTGCTGCTGCACGACCCGGAGCGACTGCTGCGCCTGCTGACCAACCCGCAACGCCCGGTGCAGCTCATCATGGCCGGCAAGGCCCACCCCGCGGACCAAGCCGGGCAGGCCCTGATCCAGCAGTGGATACACTTCACACGGCGGCCCGAGGCGCGCGCCCGGGTCATTTTCCTCAGCGACTACGACATGCATGTGGCCGGGCACCTGGTGCAGGGCGTGGATGTCTGGCTCAACACCCCGCGCCGGCCGTGGGAGGCGAGCGGCACCAGCGGCATGAAGGTGCTGGTCAACGGCGGCCTCAACCTGTCGGAACTGGACGGCTGGTGGGCGGAAGCCTACACGCCGGAGGTGGGCTGGGCGCTGGGCGACGGCCGGGAACACGATGACGACCCGGCCCGGGATGCGCTGGAGGCGGAAGCGCTCTATGACCTGCTCGAACGCGAGGTGATCCCCGCGTTCTATAGCCGCGACGCGCAGGGCATCCCCACCGCCTGGGTGGCGCGGATGCGCGAGAGCATGGCGCGCCTGGCGCCGCGTTTTTCCAGCAATCGGGCGGTGCGCGAATACACCGAGCGATACTACCTGCCGGCGGCGTCGGCCTACCGCGCGCGGTCTGCCGACCAAGGCAAAATCGGCGCGGACCTGGTCGATTGGCGGCACGCGCTGGACCAGGAATGGGCCGCGCTGCGCTTCGGCGAGGTGCGGGTGGAGACCGATGACGAGCGGCACGTATTCGAGGCGCAGGTGTATCTCGATGAGCTCGACCCGGACGCCGTGCGGGTTGAGCTGTATGCCAACGGCGTGAGCGGTACCGCACCGGAGTGCGTGGAGATGATACGGAGTCGACAACTGGTAGGTGCGGCCAACGGCTACGCTTATCGCGCAGAGGTGCCGGCCGCCCGCCCGGCGGCGGACTATACCGCGCGGCTCCTGCCGCACCGGGATGGCGTGGCGATTCCTCTGGAAGCCGCTCATGTTCTATGGCAGCGGTGA